Proteins from a genomic interval of Brachybacterium vulturis:
- a CDS encoding mannose-1-phosphate guanylyltransferase, with translation MRPHPFVPVIPAGGAGTRLWPLSRRSRPKFLLDLTGEGRSLLQGTVERLASLADHPPIVVTGTAHEAAVREQLDGSGLARVVAEPSPRNSMPAIALAAALVERERPGAIIGSFAADHLIEDHEAFARAVLLAREAAESGYLVTLGITPTHPATGFGYIEVAEADGGHAGPDLHAAGGRGALPPGAHPVARFVEKPDRERAEQFLATGRFLWNAGMFVVRASVLLDELAVQIPSLAAGVREIAAAHGTDQHQEVLERVWPRLTAIAIDHALAEPLAVDGKVAVVPASIGWDDVGDFSALARQLREHPGRAVPESAESAPSEGGGRGADGGDVRVLGSATVDAVSSRATVYGATDRHIALVGLDGISIVDTEDALLVLADEQAQDLSVLVARLDQRGLGRLR, from the coding sequence ATGCGTCCGCATCCCTTCGTGCCCGTGATCCCGGCCGGTGGCGCCGGGACCCGACTGTGGCCGCTCTCACGCCGATCGCGTCCGAAGTTCCTGCTGGACCTGACGGGCGAGGGCCGCAGCCTGCTGCAGGGCACGGTGGAGCGACTGGCGTCGCTGGCCGATCATCCGCCGATCGTGGTCACCGGCACCGCGCACGAGGCTGCGGTGCGGGAGCAGCTGGACGGGTCGGGACTCGCCCGGGTGGTCGCCGAGCCGTCCCCGCGCAACTCGATGCCGGCGATCGCGCTCGCGGCCGCGCTGGTGGAGCGCGAGCGGCCCGGGGCGATCATCGGCTCCTTCGCCGCCGATCACCTGATCGAGGACCACGAGGCCTTCGCCCGCGCCGTGCTGCTCGCCCGGGAGGCCGCCGAGAGCGGATACCTGGTGACCCTCGGGATCACCCCCACCCATCCCGCCACCGGGTTCGGGTACATCGAAGTGGCCGAGGCAGACGGGGGCCACGCCGGGCCGGATCTCCACGCCGCCGGCGGGCGGGGAGCGCTCCCGCCCGGTGCCCATCCCGTGGCCCGCTTCGTGGAGAAGCCGGACCGTGAGCGCGCCGAGCAGTTCCTGGCCACCGGCCGCTTCCTCTGGAACGCCGGGATGTTCGTGGTGCGAGCCTCGGTGCTGCTGGACGAGCTGGCGGTGCAGATCCCCTCCCTGGCCGCCGGGGTCCGTGAGATCGCCGCCGCGCACGGCACGGACCAGCACCAGGAGGTGCTCGAGCGGGTCTGGCCGCGACTGACCGCGATCGCGATCGACCATGCGCTGGCCGAGCCCCTGGCCGTCGACGGCAAGGTCGCGGTGGTGCCGGCCAGCATCGGCTGGGATGACGTGGGGGACTTCTCCGCGCTCGCCCGGCAGCTGCGCGAGCATCCGGGCCGGGCCGTCCCGGAGAGCGCTGAGAGCGCGCCGTCAGAGGGTGGTGGGCGGGGCGCGGACGGCGGTGATGTCCGGGTGCTGGGAAGCGCCACGGTCGATGCCGTCTCCTCCCGCGCCACGGTGTACGGTGCCACGGATCGCCACATCGCCCTGGTCGGGCTGGACGGCATCAGCATCGTCGACACCGAGGACGCGCTGCTGGTGCTCGCCGACGAACAGGCGCAGGACCTCTCCGTGCTCGTCGCGCGTCTCGACCAGCGCGGGCTGGGCCGCCTGCGCTGA
- a CDS encoding succinate dehydrogenase hydrophobic membrane anchor subunit — MSTTSIPDPSTRYRRTAQRGINSEMISWMFMRASGLLLVILVFGHLFVNLWLGQGVQAIDFAFVGGKWSSPFWQVWDLLMLWLGLIHGGNGVRTIINDYARSDRLRLVLKGLLYFAVIVTIILGTLVIFTFDACPAGAEPSLLPSFCEG; from the coding sequence ATGTCCACCACCTCCATCCCCGATCCGAGCACCCGCTACCGCCGCACCGCCCAGCGCGGGATCAACTCCGAGATGATCTCGTGGATGTTCATGCGCGCCTCCGGGCTCCTGCTGGTCATCCTCGTCTTCGGCCACCTCTTCGTGAACCTGTGGCTGGGCCAGGGGGTCCAGGCGATCGACTTCGCCTTCGTCGGCGGCAAGTGGTCCTCCCCCTTCTGGCAGGTCTGGGACCTGCTGATGCTGTGGCTGGGGCTGATCCACGGCGGCAACGGCGTGCGCACGATCATCAACGACTACGCGCGCAGCGACCGTCTCCGGCTGGTCCTCAAGGGCCTGCTCTACTTCGCCGTGATCGTCACGATCATCCTGGGCACCCTGGTGATCTTCACCTTCGACGCGTGCCCCGCCGGCGCCGAGCCGAGCCTGCTGCCCTCCTTCTGCGAGGGCTGA
- a CDS encoding bifunctional methylenetetrahydrofolate dehydrogenase/methenyltetrahydrofolate cyclohydrolase: MTAQTLDGKATAKTIKQELAARVSRLLDAGHARPGLATVLVGDDPGSAAYVRGKHRDSEQIGLTSIQKQLPADATQADVEALVDALNADPSCTGYIVQLPLPAQIDTDAVLERIDPAKDADGLHPMNLGRLVLNANKPIHTPLPCTPRAVIELAERHGLDFRGKDVVVVGRGITVGRSIGALLTRREHNATVTLCHTGTADLPSHLRRADVIIAAAGSAHLVRAEDVAPGAVVFDVGVSRREDPEGGKAALVGDVDPAVAEVAGWLSPNPGGVGPMTRALLLKNVVEAAERAAGIEVPA; this comes from the coding sequence ATGACTGCCCAGACCCTCGACGGCAAGGCCACCGCGAAGACCATCAAGCAGGAGCTCGCCGCACGCGTGAGCCGGCTCCTGGACGCCGGACATGCGCGCCCGGGCCTGGCGACCGTGCTGGTCGGCGATGATCCCGGCAGCGCCGCGTATGTGCGCGGCAAGCACCGCGACAGCGAGCAGATCGGGCTGACCTCGATCCAGAAGCAGCTCCCGGCCGACGCCACCCAGGCGGACGTCGAGGCCCTGGTCGACGCGCTGAACGCGGACCCCTCCTGCACCGGGTACATCGTGCAGCTCCCGTTGCCCGCGCAGATCGACACCGACGCGGTCCTCGAGCGGATCGACCCCGCCAAGGACGCCGACGGACTGCACCCGATGAACCTCGGCCGACTGGTGCTGAATGCCAACAAGCCCATCCACACCCCTTTGCCCTGCACCCCGCGCGCCGTGATCGAGCTGGCCGAGCGCCACGGACTGGACTTCCGGGGCAAGGACGTCGTGGTCGTCGGCCGCGGCATCACCGTGGGCCGTTCCATCGGCGCCCTGCTGACCCGTCGCGAGCACAACGCGACGGTGACCCTGTGCCATACCGGCACCGCCGACCTCCCCTCCCATCTGCGCCGCGCCGACGTGATCATCGCCGCCGCGGGCTCCGCGCACCTGGTGCGCGCCGAGGACGTCGCACCCGGCGCGGTCGTCTTCGACGTCGGCGTCTCCCGCCGTGAGGACCCCGAGGGCGGGAAGGCCGCGCTCGTCGGAGATGTGGACCCGGCGGTCGCCGAGGTCGCCGGCTGGCTCAGCCCCAACCCCGGTGGCGTCGGGCCGATGACCCGTGCGCTGCTGCTGAAGAATGTCGTCGAGGCGGCCGAGCGCGCCGCCGGGATCGAGGTGCCCGCGTGA
- a CDS encoding succinate dehydrogenase iron-sulfur subunit yields the protein MTAVTEKPEAESGADEIPTFQVTLRISRFDPDSEKGARWEDFTVTMHGTDRVLDALHEIKWHLDGSLTFRRSCAHGVCGSDAMRINGRNRLACKTLLKDLDINKPITIEPIKGLPVEKDLIVDMEPFFDSYREVMPFLVAGGQEPSRERLQSAEQRERFDDTTKCILCAACTSSCPVFWTDGQYFGPAAIVNAHRFIFDSRDDAGEQRLEILNSKEGVWRCRTTFNCTEACPRGIQVTKAIAEVKQAVITGRV from the coding sequence ATGACTGCCGTCACTGAGAAGCCCGAGGCCGAGTCCGGCGCCGACGAGATCCCCACGTTCCAGGTCACGCTGCGCATCTCGCGCTTCGATCCCGACAGCGAGAAGGGTGCCCGCTGGGAGGACTTCACCGTCACGATGCACGGCACGGACCGGGTGCTGGACGCCCTCCACGAGATCAAGTGGCACCTGGACGGCTCGCTGACCTTCCGCCGTTCCTGCGCCCATGGCGTATGCGGTTCCGATGCGATGCGGATCAACGGCCGCAACCGCCTGGCCTGCAAGACGCTGCTCAAGGACCTCGACATCAACAAGCCGATCACCATCGAGCCCATCAAGGGCCTGCCGGTGGAGAAGGACCTGATCGTCGACATGGAGCCGTTCTTCGACTCCTACCGCGAGGTCATGCCCTTCCTGGTCGCCGGGGGTCAGGAGCCCAGCCGCGAGCGTCTGCAGTCCGCCGAGCAGCGGGAGCGCTTCGACGACACCACCAAGTGCATCCTGTGCGCCGCCTGCACCTCCTCGTGCCCGGTGTTCTGGACCGATGGGCAGTACTTCGGCCCGGCCGCGATCGTCAACGCGCACCGCTTCATCTTCGACTCGCGCGATGACGCCGGCGAGCAGCGCCTGGAGATCCTGAACTCCAAGGAGGGCGTGTGGCGCTGCCGCACCACCTTCAACTGCACCGAGGCCTGCCCCCGCGGGATCCAGGTGACCAAGGCGATCGCCGAGGTGAAGCAGGCCGTGATCACCGGCCGGGTCTGA
- a CDS encoding thiamine pyrophosphate-binding protein translates to MAIVSTHVARTLAQHIHEVFGLMGNGNAYFLDALLRETDATFSAVRHEAGAVVAADAHFRTSGRIAAATTTYGAGFTNTLTALAEAAQARIPLVLVVGDEPTSGPRPWDVDQIAMSSAVGVRTYTVGRIDAAAATVTAIEHALAYRVPVVLAIPYDVAQREIGEVPTVPGPGHPAPLAPTADFTRAAIERLASMLAAAERPLLLAGHGAWLAGAGPALGELAAATGAVTSTTALGRGIFPEARYDIGISGGFGAPGAMELVRSADVAVVVGAGLNQFTMRFGELFAPHTAVWQIDTAASATNARVGGFVRADARLAVEAVTAALPAQESAAQPWRESIDARALRAQVTAPELAEDGLLDPRAAAARLAELLPEDRVVVSDGGHFIAWANMYWPVTAPHRMAMVGTAYQSIGLGWPSVPGAARANPDSTIVLTTGDGGGVMALADLDSAVRTAGGRGLAVVWNDAAYGAEVNLYGLKGLAAEPMLIDRIDFAAYGAAAGAEGVVVRRLEDLERLRTWSREDPAERPFLVLDLQISRTVIAPYQEEVIRVNS, encoded by the coding sequence ATGGCCATCGTCTCCACCCACGTCGCCCGCACCCTCGCCCAGCACATCCACGAGGTGTTCGGCCTCATGGGCAACGGCAACGCCTACTTCCTCGACGCCCTGCTGCGCGAGACCGACGCGACCTTCAGCGCCGTCCGCCATGAGGCCGGAGCCGTGGTCGCCGCCGATGCGCACTTCCGCACCTCCGGCCGGATCGCCGCGGCGACCACCACCTACGGCGCCGGGTTCACCAACACGCTCACCGCCCTCGCCGAGGCCGCCCAGGCCCGGATCCCGCTGGTGCTCGTGGTGGGGGACGAGCCCACCTCCGGACCCCGCCCCTGGGACGTCGACCAGATCGCGATGAGCTCCGCCGTCGGGGTGCGCACCTACACCGTCGGCCGGATCGACGCCGCGGCCGCCACCGTCACCGCGATCGAGCACGCCCTGGCCTACCGGGTGCCGGTGGTGCTGGCGATCCCCTACGACGTCGCCCAGCGAGAGATCGGCGAGGTCCCCACGGTGCCCGGCCCCGGGCACCCCGCGCCCCTGGCCCCGACCGCGGACTTCACCCGTGCCGCGATCGAGCGTCTGGCGTCGATGCTGGCCGCGGCGGAGCGTCCGCTGCTGCTGGCCGGGCATGGCGCCTGGCTGGCCGGGGCGGGCCCCGCCCTCGGCGAGCTCGCGGCCGCGACCGGCGCGGTCACCTCCACCACGGCGCTGGGGCGAGGCATCTTCCCCGAGGCCCGCTACGACATCGGGATCTCCGGCGGCTTCGGCGCCCCCGGCGCGATGGAGCTGGTCCGCTCCGCCGATGTCGCCGTGGTGGTCGGAGCCGGGCTGAACCAGTTCACGATGCGTTTCGGGGAGCTGTTCGCCCCCCATACCGCGGTGTGGCAGATCGACACCGCCGCCTCCGCCACCAACGCCCGGGTCGGCGGATTCGTGCGGGCCGACGCGAGACTCGCCGTCGAGGCCGTCACCGCGGCGCTGCCCGCCCAGGAGAGCGCGGCCCAGCCGTGGCGCGAGAGCATCGACGCCCGCGCGCTGCGTGCCCAGGTCACCGCCCCCGAGCTCGCCGAGGACGGACTGCTGGACCCTCGGGCCGCTGCCGCGCGGCTGGCCGAGCTGCTGCCCGAGGACCGGGTGGTCGTCTCCGACGGCGGCCACTTCATCGCCTGGGCGAACATGTACTGGCCGGTCACCGCTCCGCACCGGATGGCGATGGTCGGCACCGCCTATCAGTCGATCGGCCTGGGCTGGCCCAGCGTGCCCGGGGCCGCTCGCGCCAATCCCGACTCCACCATCGTGCTGACCACCGGCGACGGGGGAGGAGTGATGGCCCTGGCGGATCTGGACTCCGCCGTGCGCACCGCCGGCGGTCGGGGCCTGGCCGTGGTGTGGAACGATGCCGCCTACGGCGCCGAGGTGAACCTCTACGGGCTCAAGGGCCTGGCCGCCGAGCCGATGCTGATCGATCGGATCGACTTCGCCGCCTATGGTGCCGCCGCCGGTGCCGAGGGGGTCGTGGTCCGTCGCCTGGAGGACCTCGAACGCCTGCGCACCTGGAGCCGGGAGGATCCCGCGGAGCGTCCGTTCCTGGTGCTGGACCTGCAGATCTCCCGGACGGTCATCGCGCCGTACCAGGAAGAGGTCATCCGCGTGAACTCCTGA
- the sdhA gene encoding succinate dehydrogenase flavoprotein subunit, with protein MQTHNYDVVIVGAGGAGMRAALESSKRSRTAVVTKLYPTRSHTGAAQGGMCAALANVEDDNWEWHTYDTVKGGDYLVDQDAAEVMAKEAIDAVLDLEKMGLPFNRTPEGKIDQRRFGGHTRDHGEAPVRRSCYAADRTGHMILQTLYQNCVKQDVEFFNEYYVLDVLMTGDPRSDEGVRASGVVTYELATGEIHIFRAKSVVFASGGFGKIFKTTSNAHTLTGDGPAMAFRRGIPLEDMEFFQFHPTGLAGLGILLSEAARGEGGILRNSEMERFMERYAPTLKDLAPRDVVARAMANEVRDGRGAGPKKDYVYLDLTHLEPSHIDAKLPDITEFARTYLGVEPYTDPIPVFPTAHYGMGGIPTNIRGEVLRNATDVIPGLYAAGETACVSVHGGNRLGTNSLLDINVFGRRAGIAAAEHAGEVELAEIPEGLEAPTVELLQRLRDRPATEDRIADIRIALQETMDTNVQVFRTDESCRTALADIKELKKRYETVAIQDKGKRFNLDLMEAVELGFLLDLAEIVALGALERRESRGGHFREDFETRDDVNFLAHTMAYRTLPGEDGLEGTSVRLGTKPVVITRYEPKERTF; from the coding sequence ATGCAGACCCATAACTACGACGTGGTGATCGTCGGAGCCGGCGGCGCCGGCATGCGCGCCGCCCTGGAATCCTCCAAGCGCTCCCGCACCGCCGTCGTCACCAAGCTCTATCCCACGCGCTCCCACACCGGTGCGGCCCAGGGCGGCATGTGCGCCGCGCTGGCCAACGTCGAGGACGACAACTGGGAGTGGCACACCTACGACACCGTCAAGGGCGGTGACTACCTCGTGGACCAGGATGCGGCGGAGGTGATGGCCAAGGAGGCCATCGACGCGGTGCTCGACCTGGAGAAGATGGGGCTGCCCTTCAACCGCACCCCCGAGGGCAAGATCGACCAGCGCCGCTTCGGCGGGCACACCCGCGACCACGGCGAGGCGCCGGTGCGCCGCTCCTGCTACGCCGCGGACCGCACCGGTCACATGATCCTGCAGACGCTCTACCAGAACTGCGTGAAGCAGGACGTGGAGTTCTTCAACGAGTACTACGTGCTCGATGTGCTGATGACCGGTGATCCCCGCAGCGACGAGGGCGTGCGCGCCTCCGGCGTGGTCACCTACGAGCTGGCCACCGGTGAGATCCACATCTTCCGGGCGAAGTCCGTGGTCTTCGCCTCGGGCGGCTTCGGCAAGATCTTCAAGACCACCTCGAACGCCCACACCCTCACCGGTGACGGCCCCGCCATGGCCTTCCGCCGCGGCATCCCGCTGGAGGACATGGAGTTCTTCCAGTTCCACCCCACGGGCCTGGCCGGACTGGGCATCCTGCTCTCCGAGGCGGCCCGCGGCGAGGGCGGCATCCTGCGCAACAGCGAGATGGAGCGCTTCATGGAGCGCTACGCCCCGACGCTGAAGGACCTCGCCCCTCGCGACGTGGTGGCACGCGCGATGGCGAACGAGGTGCGCGACGGCCGCGGTGCCGGTCCCAAGAAGGACTACGTCTATCTCGACCTCACCCACCTGGAGCCCTCGCACATCGATGCGAAGCTCCCGGACATCACCGAGTTCGCCCGCACCTACCTCGGTGTGGAGCCGTACACGGACCCGATCCCGGTGTTCCCCACCGCGCACTACGGCATGGGCGGCATCCCCACCAACATCCGTGGTGAAGTGCTGCGCAACGCGACCGACGTGATCCCCGGGCTGTATGCCGCGGGCGAGACCGCCTGCGTCTCGGTGCACGGCGGCAACCGCCTGGGCACCAACTCGCTGCTGGACATCAACGTCTTCGGCCGCCGCGCCGGCATCGCCGCCGCGGAGCACGCGGGCGAGGTCGAGCTGGCGGAGATCCCGGAGGGGCTCGAGGCCCCCACCGTGGAGCTGCTCCAGCGCCTGCGCGATCGGCCCGCGACCGAGGACCGCATCGCGGATATCCGCATCGCGCTGCAGGAGACGATGGACACCAACGTCCAGGTGTTCCGCACCGACGAGTCCTGCCGCACGGCCCTGGCCGACATCAAGGAGCTCAAGAAGCGCTATGAGACCGTCGCCATCCAGGACAAGGGCAAGCGCTTTAACCTGGACCTGATGGAAGCGGTGGAGCTGGGCTTCCTGCTGGACCTCGCGGAGATCGTGGCGCTCGGTGCGCTCGAGCGCAGGGAGTCCCGCGGCGGCCACTTCCGTGAGGACTTCGAGACGCGCGATGACGTCAACTTCCTCGCGCACACCATGGCCTACCGCACCCTGCCGGGTGAGGACGGCCTCGAGGGAACCTCGGTCCGACTGGGCACCAAGCCCGTCGTGATCACCCGTTACGAGCCGAAGGAGCGTACGTTCTGA
- a CDS encoding exodeoxyribonuclease III → MSFTLATVNVNGLRAAARKGMGEWLAATPADVVTLQEVRAPEELLGGLLGEDWTIVGEASQLKGRAGVAIAARTSLAGIDLDGVRRGLPGLDADAHTGRWLEADLEDPLGDGTAMTVISCYMHSGNTEKPQTMTDKYEFLDVMMEHLEKLRAEGRHVVLTGDINIAHTEWDIKNWKGNRKSAGFLPEERAYLDRLTEQLGWVDVHRARHGDGPGPYTWWSQRGKAFDNDSGWRIDYQLATPELAARAASAQVDRAPSYDTRWSDHAPLVISYS, encoded by the coding sequence GTGAGCTTCACCCTTGCCACCGTCAACGTCAACGGCCTGCGCGCCGCCGCCCGGAAGGGGATGGGCGAGTGGCTCGCCGCCACCCCCGCCGACGTCGTCACCCTGCAGGAGGTGCGGGCGCCCGAGGAGCTGCTCGGCGGCCTGCTGGGGGAGGACTGGACCATCGTGGGGGAGGCCTCGCAGCTCAAGGGCCGCGCGGGCGTCGCGATCGCCGCCCGCACCTCGCTGGCGGGGATCGACCTGGACGGAGTGCGCCGCGGCCTGCCGGGCCTGGACGCGGACGCGCACACCGGCCGCTGGCTCGAGGCCGACCTCGAGGACCCGCTCGGCGACGGCACCGCGATGACCGTCATCTCCTGCTACATGCACTCGGGCAACACCGAGAAGCCGCAGACCATGACGGACAAGTATGAGTTCCTCGACGTCATGATGGAGCACCTGGAGAAGCTCCGCGCGGAGGGCCGGCACGTGGTCCTCACCGGGGACATCAACATCGCCCACACCGAATGGGACATCAAGAACTGGAAGGGCAATCGGAAGTCCGCCGGCTTCCTGCCCGAGGAGCGCGCCTACCTCGACCGGCTCACGGAGCAGCTCGGCTGGGTGGACGTGCACCGCGCCCGCCACGGTGACGGCCCCGGCCCGTACACCTGGTGGTCGCAGCGCGGCAAGGCCTTCGACAACGACTCCGGCTGGCGGATCGACTATCAGCTGGCCACCCCCGAGCTGGCCGCTCGCGCCGCCTCGGCCCAGGTGGACCGCGCCCCCAGCTATGACACCCGCTGGTCCGACCACGCGCCCTTGGTGATCAGCTACTCCTGA
- the sdhC gene encoding succinate dehydrogenase, cytochrome b556 subunit, which produces MASAQSGTLYRGREGMWSWVAHRISGMLIFLFLLVHVLDTALVRVSPEAYNEVIGHYKTVVFGLGEVGLVGAVLFHALNGLRLILVDFWSQGPKRQRSLFWGVVIVWVVLMAGFLPRHLMHMFGA; this is translated from the coding sequence GTGGCTTCAGCCCAATCCGGGACGCTCTATCGCGGACGCGAGGGCATGTGGTCCTGGGTCGCCCACCGCATCTCAGGAATGCTCATCTTCCTGTTCCTGCTCGTGCACGTCCTGGACACCGCTCTCGTCCGCGTCTCCCCCGAGGCCTACAACGAGGTGATCGGGCACTACAAGACCGTGGTGTTCGGCCTCGGCGAGGTCGGCCTCGTCGGCGCGGTCCTCTTCCATGCCCTCAACGGCCTGCGCCTCATCCTGGTGGACTTCTGGTCCCAGGGCCCCAAGCGTCAGCGCTCCCTGTTCTGGGGCGTCGTGATCGTGTGGGTCGTCCTCATGGCCGGCTTCCTCCCCCGCCATCTCATGCACATGTTCGGAGCGTGA